A window from Peromyscus eremicus chromosome 5, PerEre_H2_v1, whole genome shotgun sequence encodes these proteins:
- the Fam240b gene encoding protein FAM240B — protein MNSQYMRREVFCCETCDELKSFWEKEISKQTCYRELEEDRQEKSALRKLREEWKQRLEKRLRMLDNPDDKGKQANPEN, from the exons ATGAACAGCCAGTACATGCGCAGGGAAGTCTTCTGCTGTGAGACCTGCGATGAGCTCAAAagcttctgggaaaaggaaattaGCAAACAGACTTGTTACCGAGAACTTGAAGAAGATCGCCAGGAGAAAAGTGCTCTGAGAAA GCTTCGAGAAgaatggaagcagaggctggagaagagGCTGAGAATGCTGGACAATCCTGATGATAAGGGAAAGCAAGCTAACCCCGAGAACTGA